Proteins encoded in a region of the Podospora pseudopauciseta strain CBS 411.78 chromosome 6, whole genome shotgun sequence genome:
- the RDI1 gene encoding rho GDP dissociation inhibitor (COG:T; BUSCO:EOG09264KK7; EggNog:ENOG503NZGF), translated as MSSGNKVTFQENSEEKTDANGRGRALSGAKAPDPGLIRTPSRRLPSPYPHHDALDEQTSPIGSALKRAKNTASAVFCLANANQTHSDEGDESLQRYKASLGLTGGNDLSDPNDPRVCIIQSLTMESPGRPPVVIDLSAPGSVESLKKTPFKIKEGVTFTMSAQFKVQHEILSGLHYVQVIKRKGITIPGGKSDEMIGSYAPNTVKQPFYTKKFQEETAPSGMMVRATYHVASSFVDDDKKTHLKFDWAFEIAKDW; from the exons ATGTCTTCTGGAAATAAAGTCACGTTCCAGGAGAACTCGGAGGAGAAGACAGATGCCAATGGCCGTGGTCGCGCTTTGAGTGGTGCCAAAGCCCCGGACCCGGGCTTGATTCGAACACCCTCCCGCCGTCTTCCGTCTCCATACCCCCATCACGATGCTCTGGATGAGCAGACGAGTCCCATCGGCAGCGCCTTGAAGCGTGCCAAAAACACTGCCTCTGCTGTCTTCTGTCTGGCCAACGCTAACCAAACCCACTCAGACGAGGGCGATGAGTCTCTCCAGCGCTACAAGGCTTCTCTTGGTCTGACTGGCGGAAACGACCTCTCCGACCCCAACGACCCTCGTGTCTGCATCATTCAGTCTCTTACCATGGAGTCTCCTGGTCGTCCCCCGGTTGTCATCGACCTCTCGGCCCCCGGCAGTGTTGAGAGCCTCAAGAAGACACCattcaagatcaaggagggcGTCACCTTCACGATGAGCGCCCAGTTCAAGGTTCAACATGAGATCCTCAGCGGTCTCCATTACGTTCAGGTCATCAAGCGCAAGGGTATTACGATCCCTGGTGGCAAGTCTGACGAAATGATT GGCTCTTATGCTCCCAACACCGTCAAGCAGCCCTTCTACACAAAGAAGT TCCAAGAAGAGACGGCCCCAAGCGGCATGATGGTCAGAGCCACATACCATGTTGCCTCTAGCTTTGTTGACGACGACAAGAAGACCCATCTCAAGTTCGATTGGGCCTTTGAGATTGCTAAGGACTGGTAA
- the PPG1 gene encoding putative serine/threonine protein phosphatase (COG:G; COG:T; EggNog:ENOG503NUI4) yields the protein MPGLPSSVDLDECIARLYKKELLAESVIEAICAKTKELLMRESNVVHVKAPVTVVGDIHGQFYDLIEIFRIGGFCPDTNYLFLGDYVDRGMFSVETISLLVCLKLRYPNRLHLIRGNHESRGVTQSYGFYTECSRKYGNANVWHHFTDMFDYLTLSVVIDDRIFCVHGGLSPSIHSIDQIKIIDRFREIPHEGPMADLVWSDPDPERDEFSLSPRGAGYTFGSQVVKKFLEVNKMEHILRAHQLCQEGYQTLFDNQLSTVWSAPNYCYRCGNMASVLEVGENGERVFNVFEAAPENDQVKDMQMGQDKMGEQGQLPDYFL from the exons ATGCCAGGCCTCCCTT CCTCCGTCGACCTCGACGAATGTATCGCCCGTCTTTACAAGAAGGAACTCCTCGCCGAGTCGGTCATCGAGGCGATATGCGCCAAAACAAAAGAGCTCCTCATGAGGGAGTCCAATGTTGTCCATGTCAAAGCCCCAGTAACCGTCGTCGGCGATATCCACGGCCAGTTCTACGACCTGATTGAGATCTTCCGCATCGGAGGTTTCTGTCCCGACACCAACTATCTATTTCTAGGTGACTATGTCGACCGCGGCATGTTCTCAGTCGAGACCATCTCGCTGCTCGTATGCCTCAAGCTGCGCTACCCCAACCGGCTGCACCTTATCAGGGGCAACCACGAGTCTCGAGGCGTAACACAGTCTTATGGGTTCTACACGGAATGCTCGAGGAAATACGGCAACGCCAACGTCTGGCACCATTTCACGGATATGTTTGACTACTTGACGTTGAGTGTGGTGATTGACGACAGGATATTCTGCGTACATGGTG GCCTCTCCCCATCAATCCACTCCATCGACCAAATCAAGATCATAGACCGCTTCCGCGAGATCCCCCACGAAGGCCCCATGGCGGATCTCGTCTGGTCCGATCCCGACCCCGAGCGCGACGAGTTCTCCCTGTCACCCCGCGGCGCAGGCTACACATTTGGGTCACAAGTCGTGAAGAAGTTTCTCGAAGTCAACAAGATGGAACACATCCTCCGCGCCCATCAGCTGTGCCAGGAGGGATACCAGACGCTGTTTGACAACCAGCTGTCGACGGTGTGGAGCGCCCCAAATTACTGTTACCGCTGTGGAAACATGGCGAGTGTGCTGGAAGTGGGGGAGAACGGAGAGAGGGTGTTCAACGTTTTCGAAGCCGCGCCCGAGAATGACCAGGTCAAGGACATGCAGATGGGGCAGGATAAGATGGGGGAGCAGGGGCAGTTGCCGGATTACTTCTTAtaa